A single genomic interval of Litoreibacter ponti harbors:
- a CDS encoding ABC transporter substrate-binding protein — protein sequence MKKLLSTAALALTLAATPQFAAADGHADNSVKLQLQWVTQAQFAGYYVAKDKGFYEEEGLDVTILPGGPDIAPPQVLAGGGADVMLNWMPSALAAREKGLPVVNIAQPFKSSGLMLTCWKDTGITSPQDFKGKTIGVWFFGNEYPFLSWMSQEGISTDGGEDGVTVLKQGFNVDPLLQRQADCISTMTYNEYGQVLDAGVSEDELVTFKYEDQGVATLEDGIYALEQNLADPAFKEKMVKFVRASMKGWKYAEANPDEAAEIVLENDESGAQTEAHQKRMMGEIAKLTAGSNGALDEADFNRTVETLLAGGSDPVITKTPEGAWTSEITDAALN from the coding sequence ATGAAAAAGCTACTCTCAACCGCCGCTCTGGCGCTGACGCTCGCGGCAACACCGCAGTTTGCGGCTGCCGATGGCCACGCCGACAACTCGGTCAAGCTGCAGCTGCAATGGGTCACGCAGGCCCAGTTCGCAGGCTACTACGTGGCAAAGGACAAGGGCTTCTACGAGGAAGAGGGGCTCGACGTCACGATCCTGCCCGGCGGTCCCGACATCGCACCGCCGCAGGTGCTGGCAGGCGGCGGCGCTGACGTGATGCTCAACTGGATGCCCTCGGCTCTGGCCGCGCGCGAAAAGGGCCTGCCGGTCGTCAATATCGCCCAGCCGTTCAAATCCTCTGGCCTGATGCTGACCTGCTGGAAGGACACCGGCATCACCTCGCCACAGGACTTCAAGGGCAAGACCATCGGCGTGTGGTTCTTCGGCAATGAGTATCCGTTCCTGAGCTGGATGAGCCAGGAAGGCATCTCGACCGATGGCGGCGAGGACGGCGTGACGGTTCTGAAGCAGGGCTTCAACGTCGACCCGCTGCTGCAACGGCAGGCCGATTGCATCTCGACCATGACCTACAACGAATATGGTCAGGTGCTGGATGCGGGCGTCTCCGAGGATGAGCTGGTGACGTTCAAATACGAAGATCAGGGCGTCGCCACGCTGGAAGACGGCATTTATGCGCTTGAGCAAAACCTCGCGGACCCGGCCTTCAAGGAGAAGATGGTCAAGTTCGTGCGCGCCTCGATGAAAGGCTGGAAATACGCCGAGGCCAACCCGGATGAGGCTGCGGAAATCGTGCTTGAAAACGACGAGAGCGGGGCTCAGACCGAGGCGCATCAAAAGCGCATGATGGGCGAGATCGCCAAGCTCACCGCGGGCTCCAATGGCGCGCTCGATGAGGCGGATTTCAACCGCACGGTCGAGACGCTTCTGGCGGGTGGCTCGGATCCCGTGATCACCAAGACGCCGGAAGGCGCATGGACCTCCGAGATCACGGATGCGGCCCTGAACTAG
- a CDS encoding ABC transporter ATP-binding protein translates to MSFLEVGQLTASYGSSQALFGVDVAMQEGEVTALLGRNGMGKSSTVKAICRMIPAQGTLALDGTDLHALPSHRVARMGVGLVPEGRRCFKDLSVQENLIAACRPGAWTLASVTALFPRLGERLGQRASSLSGGEQQMLAIGRALMTNPRLLILDEATEGLAPIIRQEIWAAIRTLKSKTGVSILLIDKSLRELAQVSDKAVILERGKTVWAGPMGELTADISERFVGV, encoded by the coding sequence ATGAGCTTTCTCGAGGTAGGGCAATTGACCGCCAGCTATGGCAGCTCGCAGGCGTTGTTCGGGGTCGATGTGGCGATGCAGGAAGGCGAGGTCACGGCGCTTCTGGGACGTAACGGGATGGGCAAATCCTCGACCGTAAAGGCGATATGCCGGATGATCCCCGCGCAAGGCACATTGGCGCTGGACGGCACCGATCTGCACGCGCTGCCCAGCCACCGGGTCGCGCGTATGGGGGTCGGGCTGGTGCCGGAGGGGCGGCGCTGTTTCAAGGATCTGAGCGTGCAGGAGAACCTGATTGCGGCCTGCCGGCCCGGTGCGTGGACGCTGGCCTCGGTCACCGCGCTGTTCCCGCGGCTGGGCGAGCGTTTGGGGCAACGAGCGTCATCTTTGTCGGGTGGGGAGCAGCAGATGCTGGCCATCGGTCGCGCATTGATGACGAACCCGCGCCTGCTGATCCTCGACGAGGCGACGGAAGGTTTGGCACCGATCATCCGTCAGGAAATCTGGGCAGCCATTCGCACTCTGAAGTCAAAGACCGGCGTCAGCATCTTGTTGATCGACAAATCCCTGCGCGAACTCGCGCAAGTGTCGGACAAGGCGGTCATCCTTGAGCGTGGCAAAACGGTTTGGGCCGGCCCGATGGGCGAGCTGACCGCCGACATCTCGGAAAGGTTTGTCGGCGTTTAG
- a CDS encoding ABC transporter ATP-binding protein yields the protein MSEVVLATYGLSKSFGALKATQDVSIELRMGEIHAIIGPNGAGKSTLIQQICGALRPDSGRVELLGRDVSDWSIQARARAGLGRTFQISQLAMEDTVLENAVLGAIGAEGTPWRFWRPALNTAELTERAEAALDRVGLEGLRDMRCANLSHGQRRQLEVAVALTLRPRAFIMDEPMAGLGAEGSRTMTGFLDQLRDEAPILLVEHDMDAVFALADRISVLVYGQIIATGTAAEIRASKAVRDAYLGDAA from the coding sequence ATGTCTGAGGTGGTGCTGGCGACATACGGGCTGAGCAAGAGTTTCGGCGCGCTGAAGGCGACGCAAGACGTCTCGATCGAGCTGCGCATGGGCGAGATCCACGCGATAATCGGCCCGAACGGGGCGGGCAAATCCACCCTGATCCAGCAGATATGCGGCGCTTTGCGCCCTGACAGCGGGCGGGTCGAGCTGTTGGGGCGGGACGTCTCCGACTGGTCCATTCAAGCGCGCGCCCGTGCCGGGCTGGGCCGCACCTTCCAGATCTCGCAGCTGGCGATGGAGGATACGGTTCTGGAAAACGCGGTGCTAGGCGCGATCGGGGCCGAAGGCACGCCGTGGCGATTTTGGCGCCCTGCCCTGAACACAGCTGAACTGACCGAGCGGGCCGAGGCCGCATTGGATCGCGTCGGTCTTGAGGGCCTCAGAGATATGCGCTGCGCGAACCTTTCGCACGGCCAGCGTCGCCAGCTGGAAGTGGCTGTCGCTTTGACCCTGCGCCCGCGGGCCTTCATCATGGATGAGCCGATGGCCGGGCTTGGCGCGGAGGGCTCGCGGACGATGACCGGCTTTCTGGACCAGCTGCGCGACGAGGCCCCGATCCTGCTGGTCGAGCATGACATGGACGCGGTCTTCGCGCTGGCCGACCGGATCAGCGTTCTGGTCTATGGCCAGATCATCGCCACCGGCACCGCGGCCGAAATCCGCGCCAGCAAGGCCGTGCGCGACGCCTATCTGGGGGACGCCGCATGA
- a CDS encoding branched-chain amino acid ABC transporter permease, with the protein MRFDERLINAVVLLGLLAVPLWAVSVDEPFTITLATRVAILALAAVGLNIVLGIGGMVSFGHALFFGLGGYAMGILAYHAQTYTVLEIGPFATDGTKLMPVIWLVAMVVSACVAALVGLLSLRTSGVYFIMITLAFGQMFYYFAISWAEYGGEDGLSIYVRNDFPGLNTLVPIQFFGICFALLCAALFLSARLRASPFGLALNATRQSATRAETVGLNPQRLKLLAFILSGAVTGLAGALFADLNRFVSPTMFSWQLSGELIVLIIIGGVGRLMGPVIGACIFVALEHWLGGLTEFWHIYLGAILLGIVLFARGGLIGLLTGREGAHV; encoded by the coding sequence ATGAGGTTCGACGAGCGCCTGATCAACGCGGTGGTCCTGCTCGGCCTGCTTGCTGTGCCGCTCTGGGCCGTGAGCGTGGACGAGCCCTTCACGATCACTCTGGCCACACGGGTCGCGATCCTGGCGCTGGCCGCCGTGGGGCTCAACATCGTGCTGGGCATCGGCGGAATGGTGAGCTTCGGCCACGCGCTGTTCTTCGGTTTGGGTGGCTACGCGATGGGCATCCTGGCCTACCACGCGCAAACCTATACCGTGCTCGAGATCGGCCCGTTCGCGACGGACGGCACCAAGCTGATGCCGGTGATCTGGCTCGTGGCAATGGTGGTCTCGGCCTGCGTCGCGGCCTTGGTGGGGCTTTTGTCGCTGCGCACCTCGGGCGTCTATTTCATCATGATCACGCTCGCCTTTGGGCAGATGTTTTATTATTTCGCGATCTCATGGGCGGAATATGGCGGCGAGGACGGGCTGTCGATCTATGTGCGCAACGACTTTCCGGGGTTGAACACACTGGTGCCGATCCAGTTCTTCGGCATCTGCTTTGCTCTGCTCTGCGCAGCTCTTTTCCTTTCCGCGCGACTGCGGGCCTCGCCCTTTGGTCTGGCGCTCAATGCAACACGGCAGTCCGCCACGCGGGCGGAAACCGTGGGGCTGAACCCGCAGCGTCTGAAGCTGCTGGCCTTCATCCTGTCGGGCGCGGTCACCGGGCTTGCGGGGGCGCTGTTTGCCGATCTCAACCGCTTCGTGTCGCCGACCATGTTCAGCTGGCAGTTGTCGGGTGAGCTGATCGTGCTGATCATCATCGGCGGCGTGGGCCGTTTGATGGGGCCGGTGATCGGCGCGTGCATCTTTGTGGCGCTGGAGCATTGGCTGGGGGGCCTGACCGAGTTCTGGCACATCTATCTTGGCGCGATCCTGCTGGGCATTGTGCTGTTCGCACGCGGGGGTCTCATCGGACTTTTGACAGGGCGCGAGGGCGCCCATGTCTGA
- a CDS encoding branched-chain amino acid ABC transporter permease, with protein sequence MSSILIIEQILNGLQFGIMLFLMAAGLTLIFGVMGLINLAHGSLYMVGAFAAAAVAGATGSFLLGLVAALAAAALAGALIEMVVIRRLYRAAHLDQVLATFALILIFSEGTRWVFGSFPLFLDIPDALSGPVTLPGGIQYPLYRLSLIAIGLAVAVGLWALIERTRIGIQIRAGENDREMIAALGVDISKLYTLIFALGAALAGLAGALVGAIQSVQVGMGEPVLILAFVVIVIGGIGSIRGAFVGALLVGLTDTLGGVFLPELFALFMEPGPAQKSGSAIASMGIYILMGLVLVWRPTGLFGARA encoded by the coding sequence ATGTCCTCGATCCTGATCATCGAGCAGATCCTCAACGGTCTGCAATTCGGCATCATGCTGTTCCTGATGGCTGCGGGTCTGACGCTGATCTTCGGCGTGATGGGGCTGATCAATCTGGCCCACGGCTCGCTTTACATGGTCGGTGCGTTTGCGGCGGCGGCGGTGGCAGGCGCCACGGGGTCTTTCCTTCTGGGGCTGGTCGCGGCGCTGGCGGCGGCGGCGCTGGCGGGCGCGCTGATCGAGATGGTCGTGATCCGGCGGCTCTACCGCGCGGCCCATCTTGATCAGGTGTTGGCGACCTTCGCGCTGATCCTGATCTTCTCGGAAGGCACGCGGTGGGTGTTCGGCTCCTTTCCGCTGTTTCTCGACATCCCGGATGCGCTGTCCGGCCCGGTCACCCTCCCGGGCGGCATCCAGTACCCGCTCTACCGCCTCTCGCTGATCGCAATCGGGCTGGCGGTAGCGGTGGGATTGTGGGCCCTGATCGAGCGCACCCGGATCGGCATCCAGATCCGCGCTGGCGAAAATGACCGCGAGATGATCGCAGCGCTCGGGGTCGATATCTCAAAGCTTTACACGCTGATCTTCGCACTTGGCGCGGCACTGGCGGGGCTGGCGGGCGCGCTGGTGGGCGCGATCCAGTCGGTGCAGGTCGGCATGGGCGAGCCGGTGCTGATTTTGGCCTTCGTCGTGATTGTAATCGGCGGCATCGGCTCGATCCGTGGCGCGTTCGTCGGCGCGCTGCTGGTGGGACTGACGGATACGCTGGGCGGCGTCTTTCTGCCGGAACTGTTCGCCCTGTTCATGGAGCCCGGTCCGGCGCAAAAATCCGGCTCCGCCATCGCGTCGATGGGCATCTACATCCTGATGGGGCTGGTTTTGGTCTGGCGGCCCACCGGGCTGTTCGGGGCCCGCGCATGA
- a CDS encoding ABC transporter substrate-binding protein, with product MKKLLLATAAAAVCATGALAEVKVGMITTLSGGGAGLGIDVRDGFMLAIAQSGRDDIEVVIEDDQRKPDIAVQLADKMIQSEKVDVLTGIIWSNLAMAVVPSATAQGKFYLSPNAGPSALAGKGCHQNYFNVAWQNDNLHEAAGAHSNTAGYKNSFIMAPNYPAGQDALTGYKRMYEGELAGEVFTKLGQTDYAAEIAQIRASGADSVYFFLPGGMGISFLKQYADSGVDIPVVGPAFSFDQGILQAVGDAAMGVVNTSQWNKDLDNPTNAAFVESFQAEYGRLPSLYASQGFDTANLLISALEKAAPADADAFREALRAADFDSTRGDFAFGPNHHPVQTIYAREVIKEGDVFTNKIIGAALENHSDAYAADCKM from the coding sequence ATGAAGAAACTACTACTGGCGACAGCCGCCGCGGCGGTCTGCGCGACAGGCGCTCTGGCCGAGGTCAAGGTCGGCATGATCACCACATTGTCCGGCGGCGGCGCGGGGCTAGGCATCGACGTGCGGGACGGTTTCATGCTGGCCATCGCGCAATCGGGCCGCGACGATATCGAGGTCGTCATCGAAGACGACCAGCGCAAGCCCGACATCGCGGTGCAGCTGGCCGACAAGATGATCCAGTCCGAGAAGGTCGACGTGCTCACCGGCATCATCTGGTCGAACCTCGCCATGGCCGTCGTGCCGAGCGCCACGGCGCAGGGCAAATTCTACCTCTCCCCCAATGCCGGCCCCTCGGCGCTGGCCGGCAAGGGCTGCCATCAGAACTACTTCAACGTGGCGTGGCAGAACGACAACCTGCACGAGGCCGCTGGCGCGCATTCCAACACCGCCGGCTACAAGAACAGCTTCATCATGGCCCCGAACTACCCCGCGGGCCAGGACGCGCTGACCGGCTACAAGCGCATGTATGAGGGCGAGCTTGCGGGCGAGGTCTTCACCAAGCTCGGCCAGACCGACTACGCCGCAGAGATCGCGCAAATCCGCGCGAGCGGCGCCGACAGCGTCTATTTCTTCCTCCCCGGCGGCATGGGCATCTCGTTCCTAAAGCAATATGCCGACAGCGGCGTGGACATCCCCGTCGTGGGTCCCGCCTTCAGCTTTGATCAGGGCATCCTGCAGGCCGTCGGTGATGCCGCCATGGGGGTCGTGAACACCTCGCAGTGGAACAAGGACCTCGACAATCCGACCAACGCGGCCTTCGTCGAGAGCTTTCAGGCTGAATATGGCCGCCTGCCCTCGCTTTATGCGAGCCAGGGTTTTGACACGGCGAACCTGCTGATCTCCGCGCTGGAGAAGGCCGCCCCCGCCGACGCCGATGCGTTCCGTGAAGCCCTGCGCGCGGCTGATTTCGACAGCACCCGCGGGGATTTCGCCTTCGGTCCGAACCACCATCCGGTGCAGACGATCTACGCCCGTGAGGTGATCAAGGAGGGTGACGTGTTCACCAACAAGATCATCGGCGCCGCGCTGGAGAACCACTCCGACGCCTACGCGGCCGACTGCAAGATGTAA
- a CDS encoding Lrp/AsnC ligand binding domain-containing protein, producing MTCVFVQVRCKPGETYRVADAIALKEIHSEMFSTSGDWDLLVKIYVPDGEDVGRFINDNISPIPGIARTLTTLTFSAF from the coding sequence ATGACATGCGTCTTTGTGCAGGTGCGCTGCAAGCCGGGGGAAACCTACCGCGTGGCCGATGCCATCGCGTTGAAGGAGATCCACTCCGAGATGTTCTCGACCAGCGGCGACTGGGACCTCCTGGTCAAGATCTACGTGCCCGATGGCGAGGATGTCGGCCGCTTTATCAACGATAACATAAGCCCGATACCGGGCATCGCTAGAACGCTGACAACGCTGACGTTTTCGGCCTTCTAG
- a CDS encoding ester cyclase translates to MKGFSNQFKDLPDYILKITKEIWEDRGLSTLNHYYAEDLPMRFPSGLVRGNQNVINGTMATIAEFPDRQLLGEDVIWSGDEDAGFLSSHRLLTTGTHLGHGSFGAPTGRSFQIRAIADCAAKNDQIYDEWLIRDVSGIVKQLGMDVVAFTRDMIDREGGSEHCVKPFHPRDDVDGGYNSRGNDNEWGARLADILTRIMDKEFSVIPALYDRACHVYHAGDRHEISWAGADQLWLPLRSSFPSAKFEVHHVIGRHDPMLPPRAAVRWSLTGTHDGHGSFGAPTGAEVHVMGMTHAEFGPYGNDGRDWSLRHEFTLYDEVAIWKQILMHQG, encoded by the coding sequence ATGAAGGGTTTCAGCAATCAATTCAAGGACCTGCCGGACTACATCCTGAAGATCACCAAGGAAATCTGGGAGGATCGCGGCCTGTCCACCCTGAACCACTACTATGCCGAAGACCTGCCGATGCGCTTTCCGTCCGGTCTGGTGCGGGGCAATCAGAACGTGATCAACGGGACGATGGCGACCATCGCCGAGTTCCCGGACCGGCAATTGCTGGGCGAGGATGTGATCTGGTCCGGCGACGAGGACGCGGGCTTCCTGTCCTCCCACCGCTTGCTGACCACCGGCACGCATCTGGGTCATGGCAGCTTCGGCGCACCCACCGGTCGCAGCTTTCAGATCCGCGCCATCGCGGATTGCGCGGCGAAGAACGACCAGATTTACGATGAATGGCTGATCCGCGACGTCTCGGGCATCGTCAAGCAGCTGGGCATGGACGTGGTCGCTTTCACCCGCGATATGATCGACCGCGAAGGTGGGTCGGAGCATTGCGTCAAACCGTTCCATCCGCGTGACGACGTGGATGGCGGCTATAATTCGCGCGGCAACGACAACGAATGGGGGGCGCGGCTGGCCGATATCCTGACGCGCATCATGGACAAGGAATTCTCAGTGATCCCCGCGCTCTATGACCGGGCCTGCCATGTCTACCACGCGGGCGACCGGCACGAGATTTCATGGGCCGGGGCCGATCAGCTGTGGCTGCCACTGCGCTCGTCCTTCCCGTCCGCGAAGTTCGAGGTGCACCACGTGATCGGCCGCCACGACCCGATGCTGCCGCCGCGGGCCGCCGTACGCTGGTCGCTGACCGGCACCCATGATGGCCACGGCAGCTTTGGCGCGCCCACCGGTGCGGAGGTGCATGTGATGGGCATGACCCATGCCGAGTTCGGGCCCTATGGCAATGACGGGCGGGACTGGTCGCTGCGCCATGAGTTTACGCTCTACGACGAGGTGGCGATCTGGAAGCAGATCCTGATGCATCAGGGATGA
- a CDS encoding LacI family DNA-binding transcriptional regulator, which produces MAPKVTALDVARAAGVSQPTVSRVFTPGMKVSATLADKVKRAAAELGYRPNTLARSLITGQSKTIGLIVAYLDNPFYTEALEKLSRGLREKGYHIMVFMAANHASDVDSVVHDLLAHQVDGIILASVAMSSTLTDRLSEEGVAMVLFNRGSSDRELSSVTSANFDGGKRVAELLIAGGHARIAHISGWQGASTGRDRAAGFEAGLAEAGYEAFGVVDGLFSREAAMAAARALFAGSEGPDAIFVGNDHMAFAVMDVVRGELGLRIPEDVSIVGYDDVAMAAWPTFELTTVRQPANRMVDAVIAQLMAQIEGDAPPKQTEIEGPLVIRRSARIPEGWST; this is translated from the coding sequence ATGGCACCTAAGGTCACGGCCCTCGATGTGGCCCGCGCGGCGGGCGTGTCGCAGCCCACCGTCAGCCGGGTGTTCACCCCGGGCATGAAGGTCTCGGCCACGCTGGCCGACAAGGTCAAACGCGCCGCCGCAGAGTTGGGGTACCGACCGAACACGCTGGCCCGGTCGCTGATCACGGGGCAATCGAAGACCATCGGCCTGATCGTGGCCTATCTCGACAACCCGTTCTACACCGAGGCGCTGGAGAAGCTTTCGCGGGGGCTGCGCGAAAAAGGCTACCACATCATGGTCTTCATGGCCGCCAATCACGCGTCCGATGTGGACTCGGTGGTGCATGACCTGCTGGCCCATCAGGTCGATGGGATCATTCTGGCCTCGGTCGCGATGTCATCGACCCTTACCGACCGGCTGTCCGAAGAAGGCGTCGCGATGGTTCTTTTCAACCGCGGCTCGTCGGACCGGGAGCTATCCTCTGTCACTTCGGCGAATTTCGACGGTGGAAAGCGGGTGGCGGAGTTGCTCATCGCGGGCGGTCACGCGCGCATCGCGCATATCTCCGGCTGGCAGGGCGCATCGACCGGGCGCGACCGCGCGGCAGGATTCGAGGCGGGATTGGCAGAGGCCGGATATGAAGCCTTCGGCGTGGTGGACGGGTTGTTTTCGCGCGAGGCCGCGATGGCCGCTGCGCGCGCGCTTTTTGCGGGCTCAGAAGGCCCGGACGCGATTTTCGTAGGCAATGACCACATGGCGTTTGCCGTGATGGATGTGGTCCGCGGTGAGCTGGGCCTACGCATCCCGGAAGACGTCTCGATTGTGGGCTATGACGACGTCGCGATGGCCGCCTGGCCCACGTTCGAGCTGACCACGGTGCGCCAGCCCGCCAACCGCATGGTGGATGCCGTCATCGCCCAGCTTATGGCGCAAATCGAGGGCGACGCGCCGCCCAAGCAAACAGAAATCGAGGGACCGCTGGTGATCCGCCGCAGTGCCCGCATTCCAGAAGGATGGAGCACATGA
- a CDS encoding ester cyclase — MIHDLCAALYDFEEAPVRAALDAAFAPDAVIHLCHPFGDLTGPALLYDHAFEPLFGAIPDLERRDWIVIEGETAQGGRWIGCGGYYTGLFDAPFLGIPATGRQAHMRFHEFYRIEDARVVEMQAIWDIPELMMQAGAWPMAPSLGREWLTPSPATQDGLGPHSEDGAANLVVVQDMLIHMGRHPGEGGPEVMEMERFWHPRMSWYGPAGIGTGRGIDGFRRHHQIPFLAAMPDRGNYRDQLDYHFFAQGSYVAVTGWPNMRQHLTHGGWMGIAPSGKQVEMRSLDFWRLENGLIRENWVLVDLLDVYRQLGVDVFARMGELVGGHHGT, encoded by the coding sequence ATGATCCACGACCTGTGTGCGGCGCTCTATGATTTCGAGGAAGCCCCGGTCCGCGCGGCGCTCGACGCCGCCTTCGCGCCGGATGCGGTGATACACCTGTGCCATCCGTTCGGCGATCTCACGGGGCCCGCCCTGCTATATGATCACGCGTTTGAGCCACTGTTCGGCGCGATCCCTGATCTGGAGCGGCGCGACTGGATCGTCATTGAGGGCGAGACCGCGCAAGGCGGGCGTTGGATCGGCTGCGGCGGCTATTACACCGGCCTGTTCGACGCGCCGTTCCTTGGCATTCCGGCAACGGGCCGGCAGGCGCATATGCGCTTTCACGAGTTCTACCGGATCGAAGACGCGCGCGTGGTCGAGATGCAGGCGATCTGGGACATCCCCGAGCTGATGATGCAGGCCGGTGCCTGGCCAATGGCGCCTTCGCTGGGGCGCGAATGGCTGACGCCCTCCCCCGCCACGCAGGATGGGCTTGGGCCCCATAGCGAGGACGGCGCGGCCAATCTGGTGGTCGTGCAGGACATGCTGATCCATATGGGCAGGCATCCCGGTGAAGGCGGCCCGGAAGTGATGGAGATGGAGCGGTTCTGGCATCCACGCATGTCGTGGTACGGGCCCGCGGGCATCGGCACCGGGCGCGGCATCGACGGCTTTCGCCGGCATCACCAGATCCCGTTTCTGGCCGCCATGCCGGACCGGGGCAATTACCGCGACCAGTTGGACTATCATTTCTTCGCGCAAGGCAGCTACGTGGCCGTCACCGGCTGGCCCAATATGCGCCAGCACCTGACCCATGGCGGCTGGATGGGCATTGCGCCGTCGGGAAAGCAGGTGGAGATGCGATCACTTGATTTCTGGCGTCTCGAGAACGGCCTGATCCGGGAGAACTGGGTGCTGGTCGATCTGCTCGACGTCTATCGTCAGCTCGGAGTCGACGTATTTGCCCGCATGGGCGAGCTGGTCGGAGGTCACCATGGCACCTAA
- a CDS encoding ester cyclase, which translates to MADAALADKQAYTAFWSAFRHRDAAAQTRAVHDFFADRAQVNVAHPVNDLSGPEGVIAGFLDPLLRAFEGLYYRPDISIGGNSFDGSAWTSGMGYLVGTFRRDWLGIAPTDQLAYIRIGDFHRMENGQAVESYIYLDLPELLMQIGRYPLGTPQGACFMVPGPATHDGLRTDLADPDHSARTYQIMVDMLDGLATPDEAWRPYWHPNMMWYGPASFGRFVGIEEFQRFQVPFEAAFEGWGGGMSPRTPTKHFTRFADGDYSCIGGWPSLQGTHTGSYLGFEPTGVTTRFRVCDWYRREGDLLVENWVFVDLPDALLQWGYDMMAEQAKL; encoded by the coding sequence ATGGCGGACGCGGCGCTCGCGGACAAACAGGCCTACACCGCATTCTGGTCCGCCTTCCGGCACCGGGACGCCGCGGCGCAAACGCGCGCGGTGCACGATTTCTTTGCCGACCGCGCGCAGGTCAATGTGGCGCATCCGGTCAACGATCTCAGCGGGCCGGAGGGTGTGATCGCGGGCTTTCTCGACCCGCTGCTGCGCGCCTTCGAAGGGCTGTACTACCGCCCCGATATCTCGATCGGCGGCAACTCCTTCGATGGCAGTGCCTGGACGTCAGGCATGGGCTACCTCGTGGGCACCTTCCGGCGCGACTGGCTGGGCATCGCGCCCACCGATCAGCTGGCCTACATCCGCATCGGCGATTTTCACCGGATGGAGAACGGCCAAGCGGTCGAGAGCTACATCTACCTCGACCTGCCGGAGCTGCTGATGCAGATCGGGCGCTATCCGCTGGGCACGCCACAGGGCGCTTGCTTCATGGTCCCCGGGCCCGCCACCCATGATGGGCTGCGCACCGACCTTGCCGACCCAGACCACTCGGCCCGGACCTATCAGATCATGGTGGACATGCTCGACGGGCTCGCCACCCCGGACGAGGCTTGGCGCCCCTACTGGCACCCGAACATGATGTGGTACGGCCCCGCGAGCTTTGGGCGGTTCGTCGGCATCGAGGAATTCCAGCGCTTCCAGGTCCCCTTCGAGGCCGCGTTCGAGGGCTGGGGCGGCGGGATGTCTCCGCGCACGCCCACCAAGCATTTCACCCGGTTCGCGGATGGCGACTATTCGTGCATCGGCGGCTGGCCCTCGCTGCAGGGGACCCATACGGGGTCCTATCTGGGGTTTGAGCCCACCGGCGTCACCACCCGCTTCCGGGTCTGCGACTGGTATCGGCGGGAGGGGGATCTGCTGGTCGAGAACTGGGTCTTTGTCGATCTGCCCGACGCGCTGCTGCAATGGGGCTACGACATGATGGCGGAACAGGCCAAGCTATGA